The sequence GACCGGCCCCGAAGGCCAGATGATCACGGTTCTGGGCTCGGGCTACATGCCCACCAACCTGCAGACCGCCTCCGACGAGTATCTCGGCGAGCACTACGCGGACAACCCGGACTGGACGACCAGCATGCAGCAGTGGCCGGTCGCCCAACAGTGGTTCGGCTATCCGGGCAATTCCGGCGTCCGCATCTGGCGCGAGCAGCAGGGCATCCTCGCCTCCATCATCCGCGGCGATGTAGCGCCTGACGCGGGGCTGGAGCAGCTCGTCAGCACCACCGAGTCGCTGCTGGATAACTGAGCGGCCAAAGTGCCGGACGGGGCCAGACGCGCTCCGTCCGGCGATCAGCATGACGGTAATCATGACATGAAACTCATTCACATCTCGGACACTCATCTCGTCGCGCCGGGTGCACAGCTTCTGGGCCTGGACCCCGACGCGCGCCTGCGAGAGGTCATCGCGTCCGTCAATCTCAACCACCCGGATGCGGATCTGTGTATCTTTTCGGGCGATCTAACGGACAGTGGCGATCTCGACAGCTATGTGGCGCTGCAGGCGATCCTCCGTGATCTCGCTCTGCCCTACCGCCTCATGCTCGGCAATCACGACCACCGTTCGCATTTCACCCGTGTTTTCCCGGAGCATGTGCATTCCGCAGAAGGATTCGTGCAAACGCTCCACCGCGGCAATGACGCGGACCTGCTCCTGCTCGACAGCCTGAACGATGCGCATCCCGCGACTGGACGCCTCTGCGACGCGCGGCTGGGCTGGCTGGAGCGGGCACTGCAGGCCCCGACGGAGCGCCCGCTGATCGTCTTCGTCCATCATCCGCCATTCGACATCGGCATGCCGTGGTTCAGGCCCATGCTGCTGGAAAATGGAGCAGATGTCCTGGCGCTGCTCCTGGCCCACGATCGCGTCGCCCATCTCGCATTCGGCCATGTTCACCTCGACACGAACGGGGTCCATCGCGGCCTTTCGTTCAGTTCGACGCGCGGCACGGCTCACAAGATCGCCTTCTCAGAAAGCGCTAATGAGACTTTCTACACCGCCGCGAGCCCCGGGTACGATGTCCTGCTGGCGACGGAGACAGGCGTCATTGTCCATCACGAGACCCCCCGCGACTGGCAATCGTTGATCGCGCGCGAGCAGGCGACAGCGGACGGCAAAGGTATCTTCGAGATCTTCGGCCGGCCTCAGGCGCCCTCCCATGCCGGAGGACTGCTGTGACCCCGGAACTTGTGATCTTCGATTGCGATGGCGTGCTGATCGATAGCGAGATCATCGCCTGTGCGGTGGATGCGGAGGAGCTGAACAAGGAGGGTTACGAGATCAGCGTGGCCGATGTCGTGCGCCGCTTCGCCGGCATGCCCGGCGTTGCGATGCGAGAGACCGTCGAGTCCGATCTCGGCCGATCGCTTCCCGCCGATTACGACCAGCGGATCGAGGACCGCGTGCTTGCGGCATACCGCACTCAGCTCAAGGCGATCGCGGGCGCAGCGGAGACGATCGCGACACTGCCCTGGCGCTACTGTGTCGCCTCCAGCAGCCGGCCCACCAAGCTCTGCCTCGGCCTGATCGAGACGGCGCAGTTCGAGCTCTTCTACCCGCATGTCTTCTCCACCAGCCTCGTTCCGCGGGGCAAGCCCGCACCCGATATCTTCCTCTATGCTGCCCAGCGGATGCAGGTGACCCCGGAACGCTGCCTCGTCGTCGAGGACAGCGTGGCCGGCGTACGCGCCGGGCGCGCGGCGGGCATGCAGGTGGTCGGGTTCACCGGCGGATCGCATTGCGACGACAATCACGCCACGCGACTGCACGAGCATGGCGCCCACGCGGTCATCGACCGGTTCGACGACTTCCTGCCTGCCGTCGAGCGGCTGGCGGCCTGAGTTGAGAAAACAGACATGAATCAGATCGACTACGGATTTCCCACCGTCCTCGGCCGGAACCTGATCGCCGAGCTTCCCGCCTTCGTCCACGCGCCTTTTCTTGTGGTGACGATGGACGATCTCGCTCCGATCTACGAGCGAGCGCTGAGTGGCTCGGAGATGATCGTCTATACCGTCCGTTCGATCGATGAAGCAGACCTGCGCCGCGATCTCGAAGAGCTTCCGCGGGTGGAGGCGATCGTGGGGCTTGGTGGCGGCCAGGCGCTCGACGTGGCGAAGTACCTCGCGTGGCGGCGCCGCCTGCCGCTCTTTCAGGTCCCCACGGCGCTGAGCGTCAACGCCGTCTATGGCCACCGGGCCGGGCTGCGTGTGGACGGGAAGGTGCGGTACATGGGATGGACCATCCCGGAATCGGTCTTCATCGATCTCGACGTCATCCGGTCCGCGCCGCCGCAACTGAATTACTCCGGCATTGGTGACGTGCTGTGCTTTCACACCGGCGTCCTCGACTGGAAATATGCCGCCGCGCAGGGCAAGTGCGAGTCGAAATGGCCTTACGATCCCGCGCTTGCCGCCCAGTCGCTATCCAAGGTCGAGGCCGTGCTGGATGCGACGGGCGACATCCGCGACCTCACCGATAACGGGATCGAGGTGCTTCTCGACGGGCTGAAATGGGGCACGAGCTATCACGGGGCCGGCTGGAACCCGCGCCACATCGAGGGGATCGAGCATTTCGTCTTCTATGCGCTGGAGCACTATACGGGACGGAAGTTCCTGCACGGCCAGCCGGTCTGCCTCGGGCTTTTCGTCGGTGCGGTGCTGCATGACGTCCGGCCGGACGAGATGCTGCAGGCGGTGCGAGCCGTCGGCGTCGACATCCGGCCTGCCGCAATGCGCATCACCTGGGACGATGTCGAGACGGCGCTGACGCACCTGCAGGACTTCGTGCACGAAGCCGGATTGTGGCATTCCATTGCTCACGACCAGCCGATCACGGCGACGGAGGTGGCGGAAATCCGGGATCGGGTCGAGGCCGCCTATGGGTGAGAGCGCAAGGCAATTGAACCGGGGTTTCCATGTCGAGATACGCAGAGGCGCACAGAAGGTCGCAGAAGAGGTCGCAGGCCGGATCATCGCCGCCCTTCGCGTCCGCCCGGCGCTGACGCTGGGCCTGCCGACCGGATCCACAGCGATGCCCGTCCATGCCGCGCTGGTTGCGGCCCATCGCGAGGGCCGGGTCAGCTTTGCCCGGTGCGACGTCTTCGCGGTCGATGAGTATCTGGGCCTCGAAGCGTCCGATGCGCGGTCCTATGCGCGCTTTCTGCGAGATCATCTCGTGAGCCATATCGATCTTCCCGCCGCGCAATTTCACGTGCCCGATGGCCTCGCTTCGGACCCGAGTGAAGAGGCGGATCGCTTCGCACAATCCCTAGCTCAGCGAGGCGGCTTCGACCTCCTCTTTCTCGGCCTGGGCGCGAACGGGCACCTGGCGTTCAACGAACCGGGCTCGCCCCGCGACGCCCGCACGCGGTACGTGCAGCTCGACGAGAGTACGCTCGCCGCAAACAGCCGCTTCTTCCGCAATAGCAACGAGCAGCCGACGGAGGCGATTACCATCGGTCTCGCGGAGATCATGGAGGCGCGGCAGGTGATCGTTGCAGCAACCGGTGAGAGCAAGGCCCGAGCTGTCGCCGCCATCCGGAACAGCCAGCCCGTGTCCGTGTGCCCGGCCGGCATCCTGAATGGTCATCCCAACGCCTGTCTCATCATTGATGAGGCTGCGGGAGGGTCCTGAGGCAGCCGTCTTTTGCATTGTGATTAGCAAAAAAGACCTGAAGTCTTTCTCAGTCCCACACTGTCAAGAATCCGACATATCCCTGTCATGGGTTTCTGCTATGTCGGTCACGAACGGTGTTGTGCTGGATCCTGACAGCTTCTCCGATCAGTTCCGCTGATCCTGCAATACGGCAGTTCCGCCGTATCGTGTGCTGTACTGCGTCTCCCTATCCTCATTGATCATCTCCGCAAGCGTTCTGTCGCAGGGCTGCGTCCCCCCGCCCTGCGCCCCGCGGAGAACCCGTTCGTTGTCGGGGAAGGAGGAACAGATGCTGCAGGAAAAGATCAGGTCGGCCAAGCCGGCGAAAGCCCATGGTCCCACACTTCACAACCGCGCCGATCTCGCCGCATTCGGCGGTCCGCCCGCGCTCGTAGACACGGAGATCACCCGCTGGCCAGCAGCCCGGAAGAAGCATCTCGAGGCGCTCGGCCGCGTGGTCAAGAGCGGCAAGTATCACCGCGTGAACCATCCGCTCGTCTCCAAGCTGGAACAGGAACTCAGCGACTGGTCGGGCTGGTGGACCGCGCGCGCCGTGGGCAGCGGCACATCGGCTCTGCATATCGGGCTCGACTACTACGCGAGCCGCGGGCCGAAGGTCGTCACCGCCGCTCTCAACTGGCCGGGCGCAGTGGGGCCGATCGCCTTTTCCGGGCTGACCCCCGAATTCGTGGACGTCGATCTCGCCGATGCCTCCATCGATGAAAGCGCCGCTATTGCCAGGGTCGGAAAGGACGTGGGTGCGGTACTCGTCACCCATCTCTTCGGCAACAGGGTCGACGCGCCGCGGCTGCGCCGCGCCAGCCGCAAGGCCGGAGCCGCGTTGATCGACGACGTTGCGCAGGCCATCGCCGTCCTGCGGACCAACGCGGACCAGCGTCCGCTCGACAGCGACATGCTGGCCTTGTCCGGCAACGGTGCGAAGCATCTTGGGGCCGGGGAGCTTGGCTTCGTGCTGACCAAGGATCCCGAACTGATCGAACACGTCGATCATGTGTCGCTCACCAGCTCGGCGCGCAACGGCGAGCGGATCTTCTCGCCCGATACCTGCGGCTACAACTACCGGCCCAATGTCTTCTCGGCGGCACTGGCCCGTTCGCGCCTCAAGCGCATGAACGACCAGTTGCGCGAACGGCAGCGCAACTGCCTCTTCCTGTGGGAGGAGATCTGCGAACTGCCGGGGCTGAAGCCGATCTTCGATCCGGGCGATCCGCGCAACTCGTTCCTGAACATGCCATTGAGGCTGGAGCCGAAAGAGCTCGATCTGCCCGAGACGCCGCAGGTGCGCGACTACATTATCAAACTCCTGCAAGCCGAGGGCGTGCCGCTCTGGGTCTGGCTGACGCAGCCGGTCTTCGAATACCTGCCCGCCTTCCGCGACAGGTGGTCGGCGCGCGACTTCCCGAACACGCAGAAGCTGCTCGACACGATGTTCTACATCTCCGAGATCGCGCCGCCGAACGGCAAGCCGCTGATGCGCGCCTATGCCGATGCCTTCCACAAGGTCTGGGCCGTCCTGCCGAGCCTGCGGGCCGAGATCCGGCGCAGCATTATCGCGAACGAGGGGTGAGATCATGGCCGACAGGATCAAGGGCTTTCCGCCCTACAACATCGACGCCGTCGTGAAGATCGGCGGCAGCCTGATGCAGCAGCCGGAGCGCTGCCGCGCCCTGATCGCGGAGATCGAGACGCTGGCATGCGAGGGCCACCGGCTCCTGCTGGTGCCGGGCGGCGGCCTCCCGGACAACGCCATCGAGAGCGTGGACGCGACCTACCCCCTGTCACCCTTTACCGCGCACCACGCCTGCGCGCTGGCGCAGGACCAGACCGGCTACATGCTGGCGGACAGCGCGTTTTCCACCCGGCTCCGGCCCTGCAGCACGCTGGGTGCGTGCCGGCAGGCCATCGCAGACGATGCGGTTCCTATCCTTCTGCCGTCACAGATCCTGTTCCATATGGATCCCGTGAGCTGGAGCTGGGACATCACCTCAGATGCGGTGGCCGCCTGGTTCGCTTGGCTGGTCGGCGCGACGCGGCTGGTCATCGTCACGAATGTGGACGGCGTCTTTCTGAACGGGGCGGTCAGCGATCCGGCCCAACGCATTGCGTGGATCGCGGCGGCCGACCTCGCCCGGCTCGGCCATACCTCGATCGACGCCTGCGCTGCGGACTTCCTCGCGGGCAAGGGGCTGTCGGGGGCCGTGCTCAACGGCGCGCACCCGGAACGGCTCGCGGCCTATCTGCGGGGCGAGCCCACGATCGCGACCGAGGTGCTCGCGCAGGCGCCGACCACCATGGCCCCGGCGACCTCACACCCTGCTGAGGTCGCATCATGATCAGCTCCGCGTGCGGCCTGACCGTCTTCGGTCCCGAGGTGGCGAAGGCGGGTCTTACCACCGCGCTCCACCATTTCATCGAAGCCCGCAGCGGCCTACGGATCGAGGACTGCTTCCTCGTACTGCACACGCGCCGGTCGATCCGAGCCTTCTATCAGCTCACCGGCTCCACCGGCGGGGATCACTGGGATCTGGTGGAGAGCCTGTTCGACTTGCGGCCTGCCTGCGTGACGCTCTGGTCCGGGGAGGACGCGCTGAAACGGCTCCAGCGCCTGAAGGGCGCGACACAGCCAGCAGAGGCCGAGCCGGGCACTGTGCGGAGCCTGTTCTGGTGCGACAACCCGGTTGCTAACCTCATCCATGTCAGCGACACGCCGGAGGTCATGGCGTCGGAGCTCCAGATCCTGCGCAGCAAGGCGATCGGTGGCGATCTCCGGGCCTGGCAAGGGGCTGCGGGTCACCGCTACTCCCATTCGGCGCTCTGGACCCTAAACGCGCTTTTGGCGCGCCATCTTGGCAGGAGCGAGCGATACTCGGACCTGCCCGCTGACGGGAATGCACGACTGTCCGCAAACCTCCTGTGGCATCAGGCCGAGGACCTCGCGATGAACGCGGGTCTGGAGGACCCCGTGCGCCGCTACCTGCTCGGAGAGAGCGACGCGCTCACAGAACTTCTGCAAGGGGCGGGACAGGTCTCTGCCTGGGAACGTCTGATGCTGCGATGCGGGCGCCATTCGAACCCGGTCTGGGCCTCCCGCATCGCCATGTCGGCTGTCGAAGACAGCCTTGCGCAATGCCGTTGAGCCCGCTCCAGCGCGAGGT is a genomic window of Pontivivens ytuae containing:
- a CDS encoding metallophosphoesterase, which gives rise to MPDGARRAPSGDQHDGNHDMKLIHISDTHLVAPGAQLLGLDPDARLREVIASVNLNHPDADLCIFSGDLTDSGDLDSYVALQAILRDLALPYRLMLGNHDHRSHFTRVFPEHVHSAEGFVQTLHRGNDADLLLLDSLNDAHPATGRLCDARLGWLERALQAPTERPLIVFVHHPPFDIGMPWFRPMLLENGADVLALLLAHDRVAHLAFGHVHLDTNGVHRGLSFSSTRGTAHKIAFSESANETFYTAASPGYDVLLATETGVIVHHETPRDWQSLIAREQATADGKGIFEIFGRPQAPSHAGGLL
- a CDS encoding HAD family hydrolase; translated protein: MTPELVIFDCDGVLIDSEIIACAVDAEELNKEGYEISVADVVRRFAGMPGVAMRETVESDLGRSLPADYDQRIEDRVLAAYRTQLKAIAGAAETIATLPWRYCVASSSRPTKLCLGLIETAQFELFYPHVFSTSLVPRGKPAPDIFLYAAQRMQVTPERCLVVEDSVAGVRAGRAAGMQVVGFTGGSHCDDNHATRLHEHGAHAVIDRFDDFLPAVERLAA
- a CDS encoding iron-containing alcohol dehydrogenase; translated protein: MNQIDYGFPTVLGRNLIAELPAFVHAPFLVVTMDDLAPIYERALSGSEMIVYTVRSIDEADLRRDLEELPRVEAIVGLGGGQALDVAKYLAWRRRLPLFQVPTALSVNAVYGHRAGLRVDGKVRYMGWTIPESVFIDLDVIRSAPPQLNYSGIGDVLCFHTGVLDWKYAAAQGKCESKWPYDPALAAQSLSKVEAVLDATGDIRDLTDNGIEVLLDGLKWGTSYHGAGWNPRHIEGIEHFVFYALEHYTGRKFLHGQPVCLGLFVGAVLHDVRPDEMLQAVRAVGVDIRPAAMRITWDDVETALTHLQDFVHEAGLWHSIAHDQPITATEVAEIRDRVEAAYG
- a CDS encoding glucosamine-6-phosphate deaminase, which produces MGESARQLNRGFHVEIRRGAQKVAEEVAGRIIAALRVRPALTLGLPTGSTAMPVHAALVAAHREGRVSFARCDVFAVDEYLGLEASDARSYARFLRDHLVSHIDLPAAQFHVPDGLASDPSEEADRFAQSLAQRGGFDLLFLGLGANGHLAFNEPGSPRDARTRYVQLDESTLAANSRFFRNSNEQPTEAITIGLAEIMEARQVIVAATGESKARAVAAIRNSQPVSVCPAGILNGHPNACLIIDEAAGGS
- a CDS encoding DegT/DnrJ/EryC1/StrS family aminotransferase — encoded protein: MLQEKIRSAKPAKAHGPTLHNRADLAAFGGPPALVDTEITRWPAARKKHLEALGRVVKSGKYHRVNHPLVSKLEQELSDWSGWWTARAVGSGTSALHIGLDYYASRGPKVVTAALNWPGAVGPIAFSGLTPEFVDVDLADASIDESAAIARVGKDVGAVLVTHLFGNRVDAPRLRRASRKAGAALIDDVAQAIAVLRTNADQRPLDSDMLALSGNGAKHLGAGELGFVLTKDPELIEHVDHVSLTSSARNGERIFSPDTCGYNYRPNVFSAALARSRLKRMNDQLRERQRNCLFLWEEICELPGLKPIFDPGDPRNSFLNMPLRLEPKELDLPETPQVRDYIIKLLQAEGVPLWVWLTQPVFEYLPAFRDRWSARDFPNTQKLLDTMFYISEIAPPNGKPLMRAYADAFHKVWAVLPSLRAEIRRSIIANEG
- a CDS encoding aspartate kinase, with the protein product MADRIKGFPPYNIDAVVKIGGSLMQQPERCRALIAEIETLACEGHRLLLVPGGGLPDNAIESVDATYPLSPFTAHHACALAQDQTGYMLADSAFSTRLRPCSTLGACRQAIADDAVPILLPSQILFHMDPVSWSWDITSDAVAAWFAWLVGATRLVIVTNVDGVFLNGAVSDPAQRIAWIAAADLARLGHTSIDACAADFLAGKGLSGAVLNGAHPERLAAYLRGEPTIATEVLAQAPTTMAPATSHPAEVAS
- a CDS encoding nucleoside-diphosphate kinase, with the translated sequence MISSACGLTVFGPEVAKAGLTTALHHFIEARSGLRIEDCFLVLHTRRSIRAFYQLTGSTGGDHWDLVESLFDLRPACVTLWSGEDALKRLQRLKGATQPAEAEPGTVRSLFWCDNPVANLIHVSDTPEVMASELQILRSKAIGGDLRAWQGAAGHRYSHSALWTLNALLARHLGRSERYSDLPADGNARLSANLLWHQAEDLAMNAGLEDPVRRYLLGESDALTELLQGAGQVSAWERLMLRCGRHSNPVWASRIAMSAVEDSLAQCR